In the Loxodonta africana isolate mLoxAfr1 chromosome 1, mLoxAfr1.hap2, whole genome shotgun sequence genome, one interval contains:
- the LOC100676584 gene encoding patr class I histocompatibility antigen, A-126 alpha chain-like isoform X8, with amino-acid sequence MAPPTLLLLLSGALALTQTRAGSHSLRYFDTAVSRPGRGEPRFIEVGYVDDTQFVRFDSDSANPRMEPRAPWIEQEGPEYWDQETQNAKVTAQTDRVNLRTLRGYYNQSDAGSHTIQVMYGCEVGPDGRLLRGYGQHAYDGADYIALNEDLSSWTAADTAAQITRHKWEAEKVADRIRAYVEGRCQEYLRRYLENGKESLQRADPPKAHITHHPISDREATLRCWALSFYPAEITLTWQRDGEDQTQDMELVETRPAGDGTFQKWAAMVVPSGEEQRYTCHVQHEGLPKPLTLTWVPFSVPAIIVGIIAGLVFLVVVVAVVAGAVIWRKKSSGGKGGNYAQAASTNSAQGSDVSLMACKA; translated from the exons ATGGCGCCCCCGACCCTCCTCCTGCTGCTCTCGGGGGCCCTGGCCCTGACCCAGACCCGGGCGG GCTCCCACTCCCTGAGGTATTTCGACACCGCCGTGTCCCGGCCCGGCCGCGGGGAGCCCCGCTTCATCGAAGTCGGCTACGTGGACGACACTCAGTTCGTGCGGTTCGACAGCGACTCTGCGAACCCGAGGATGGAGCCGCGGGCGCCGTGGATCGAGCAGGAGGGGCCGGAGTATTGGGACCAGGAGACACAGAACGCCAAGGTCACCGCACAGACTGACCGAGTGAACCTGCGGACCCTGCGCGGCTACTACAACCAGAGCGACGCCG GGTCTCACACCATCCAGGTGATGTACGGCTGTGAAGTGGGGCCCGACGGGCGCCTCCTCCGTGGCTATGGGCAGCACGCCTACGACGGCGCCGACTACATCGCCCTGAACGAGGACCTGAGCTCCTGGACCGCGGCGGACACGGCCGCTCAGATCACCCGGCACAAGTGGGAGGCTGAGAAGGTTGCAGATCGGATCAGGGCCTACGTGGAGGGCAGGTGCCAGGAGTACCTCCGCAGATACCTGGAGAACGGGAAGGAATCTCTGCAGCGCGCAG ACCCCCCCAAAGCACACATAACCCACCACCCCATCTCTGACCGTGAGGCCACGCTGCGGTGCTGGGCCCTGAGCTTCTATCCTGCGGAGATCACCCTGACCTGGCAGCGGGACGGAGAGGACCAGACCCAGGACATGGAGCTTGTGGAGACCAGGCCTGCAGGGGACGGAACCTTCCAGAAGTGGGCAGCCATGGTGGTGCCCTCTGGAGAGGAGCAGAGATACACGTGCCATGTGCAGCATGAGGGGCTGCCCAAGCCTCTCACCCTGACATGGG TCCCGTTCTCAGTCCCTGCCATCATTGTGGGAATCATTGCTGGCCTGGTATTCCTTGTGGTCGTTGTAGCTGTGGTGGCTGGAGCTGTGATCTGGAGGAAGAAGAGCTCAG GTGGAAAAGGAGGGAACTATGCTCAGGCTGCAAGTAC CAACAGTGCCCAGGGCTCTGATGTGTCTCTCATGGCTTGTAAAG caTGA
- the LOC100676584 gene encoding class I histocompatibility antigen, Gogo-B*0103 alpha chain-like isoform X5: MAPPTLLLLLSGALALTQTRAGSHSLRYFDTAVSRPGRGEPRFIEVGYVDDTQFVRFDSDSANPRMEPRAPWIEQEGPEYWDQETQNAKVTAQTDRVNLRTLRGYYNQSDAGSHTIQVMYGCEVGPDGRLLRGYGQHAYDGADYIALNEDLSSWTAADTAAQITRHKWEAEKVADRIRAYVEGRCQEYLRRYLENGKESLQRADPPKAHITHHPISDREATLRCWALSFYPAEITLTWQRDGEDQTQDMELVETRPAGDGTFQKWAAMVVPSGEEQRYTCHVQHEGLPKPLTLTWGGKGGNYAQAASSNSAQGSDVSLMACKA; encoded by the exons ATGGCGCCCCCGACCCTCCTCCTGCTGCTCTCGGGGGCCCTGGCCCTGACCCAGACCCGGGCGG GCTCCCACTCCCTGAGGTATTTCGACACCGCCGTGTCCCGGCCCGGCCGCGGGGAGCCCCGCTTCATCGAAGTCGGCTACGTGGACGACACTCAGTTCGTGCGGTTCGACAGCGACTCTGCGAACCCGAGGATGGAGCCGCGGGCGCCGTGGATCGAGCAGGAGGGGCCGGAGTATTGGGACCAGGAGACACAGAACGCCAAGGTCACCGCACAGACTGACCGAGTGAACCTGCGGACCCTGCGCGGCTACTACAACCAGAGCGACGCCG GGTCTCACACCATCCAGGTGATGTACGGCTGTGAAGTGGGGCCCGACGGGCGCCTCCTCCGTGGCTATGGGCAGCACGCCTACGACGGCGCCGACTACATCGCCCTGAACGAGGACCTGAGCTCCTGGACCGCGGCGGACACGGCCGCTCAGATCACCCGGCACAAGTGGGAGGCTGAGAAGGTTGCAGATCGGATCAGGGCCTACGTGGAGGGCAGGTGCCAGGAGTACCTCCGCAGATACCTGGAGAACGGGAAGGAATCTCTGCAGCGCGCAG ACCCCCCCAAAGCACACATAACCCACCACCCCATCTCTGACCGTGAGGCCACGCTGCGGTGCTGGGCCCTGAGCTTCTATCCTGCGGAGATCACCCTGACCTGGCAGCGGGACGGAGAGGACCAGACCCAGGACATGGAGCTTGTGGAGACCAGGCCTGCAGGGGACGGAACCTTCCAGAAGTGGGCAGCCATGGTGGTGCCCTCTGGAGAGGAGCAGAGATACACGTGCCATGTGCAGCATGAGGGGCTGCCCAAGCCTCTCACCCTGACATGGG GTGGAAAAGGAGGGAACTATGCTCAGGCTGCAA GCAGCAACAGTGCCCAGGGCTCTGATGTGTCTCTCATGGCTTGTAAAG caTGA
- the LOC100676584 gene encoding class I histocompatibility antigen, Gogo-B*0103 alpha chain-like isoform X7 — protein MAPPTLLLLLSGALALTQTRAGSHSLRYFDTAVSRPGRGEPRFIEVGYVDDTQFVRFDSDSANPRMEPRAPWIEQEGPEYWDQETQNAKVTAQTDRVNLRTLRGYYNQSDAGSHTIQVMYGCEVGPDGRLLRGYGQHAYDGADYIALNEDLSSWTAADTAAQITRHKWEAEKVADRIRAYVEGRCQEYLRRYLENGKESLQRADPPKAHITHHPISDREATLRCWALSFYPAEITLTWQRDGEDQTQDMELVETRPAGDGTFQKWAAMVVPSGEEQRYTCHVQHEGLPKPLTLTWESRSQSLPSLWESLLAWYSLWSL, from the exons ATGGCGCCCCCGACCCTCCTCCTGCTGCTCTCGGGGGCCCTGGCCCTGACCCAGACCCGGGCGG GCTCCCACTCCCTGAGGTATTTCGACACCGCCGTGTCCCGGCCCGGCCGCGGGGAGCCCCGCTTCATCGAAGTCGGCTACGTGGACGACACTCAGTTCGTGCGGTTCGACAGCGACTCTGCGAACCCGAGGATGGAGCCGCGGGCGCCGTGGATCGAGCAGGAGGGGCCGGAGTATTGGGACCAGGAGACACAGAACGCCAAGGTCACCGCACAGACTGACCGAGTGAACCTGCGGACCCTGCGCGGCTACTACAACCAGAGCGACGCCG GGTCTCACACCATCCAGGTGATGTACGGCTGTGAAGTGGGGCCCGACGGGCGCCTCCTCCGTGGCTATGGGCAGCACGCCTACGACGGCGCCGACTACATCGCCCTGAACGAGGACCTGAGCTCCTGGACCGCGGCGGACACGGCCGCTCAGATCACCCGGCACAAGTGGGAGGCTGAGAAGGTTGCAGATCGGATCAGGGCCTACGTGGAGGGCAGGTGCCAGGAGTACCTCCGCAGATACCTGGAGAACGGGAAGGAATCTCTGCAGCGCGCAG ACCCCCCCAAAGCACACATAACCCACCACCCCATCTCTGACCGTGAGGCCACGCTGCGGTGCTGGGCCCTGAGCTTCTATCCTGCGGAGATCACCCTGACCTGGCAGCGGGACGGAGAGGACCAGACCCAGGACATGGAGCTTGTGGAGACCAGGCCTGCAGGGGACGGAACCTTCCAGAAGTGGGCAGCCATGGTGGTGCCCTCTGGAGAGGAGCAGAGATACACGTGCCATGTGCAGCATGAGGGGCTGCCCAAGCCTCTCACCCTGACATGGG AGTCCCGTTCTCAGTCCCTGCCATCATTGTGGGAATCATTGCTGGCCTGGTATTCCTTGTGGTCGTTGTAG
- the LOC100676584 gene encoding class I histocompatibility antigen, Gogo-B*0103 alpha chain-like isoform X6, which produces MAPPTLLLLLSGALALTQTRAGSHSLRYFDTAVSRPGRGEPRFIEVGYVDDTQFVRFDSDSANPRMEPRAPWIEQEGPEYWDQETQNAKVTAQTDRVNLRTLRGYYNQSDAGSHTIQVMYGCEVGPDGRLLRGYGQHAYDGADYIALNEDLSSWTAADTAAQITRHKWEAEKVADRIRAYVEGRCQEYLRRYLENGKESLQRADPPKAHITHHPISDREATLRCWALSFYPAEITLTWQRDGEDQTQDMELVETRPAGDGTFQKWAAMVVPSGEEQRYTCHVQHEGLPKPLTLTWGGKGGNYAQAASTNSAQGSDVSLMACKA; this is translated from the exons ATGGCGCCCCCGACCCTCCTCCTGCTGCTCTCGGGGGCCCTGGCCCTGACCCAGACCCGGGCGG GCTCCCACTCCCTGAGGTATTTCGACACCGCCGTGTCCCGGCCCGGCCGCGGGGAGCCCCGCTTCATCGAAGTCGGCTACGTGGACGACACTCAGTTCGTGCGGTTCGACAGCGACTCTGCGAACCCGAGGATGGAGCCGCGGGCGCCGTGGATCGAGCAGGAGGGGCCGGAGTATTGGGACCAGGAGACACAGAACGCCAAGGTCACCGCACAGACTGACCGAGTGAACCTGCGGACCCTGCGCGGCTACTACAACCAGAGCGACGCCG GGTCTCACACCATCCAGGTGATGTACGGCTGTGAAGTGGGGCCCGACGGGCGCCTCCTCCGTGGCTATGGGCAGCACGCCTACGACGGCGCCGACTACATCGCCCTGAACGAGGACCTGAGCTCCTGGACCGCGGCGGACACGGCCGCTCAGATCACCCGGCACAAGTGGGAGGCTGAGAAGGTTGCAGATCGGATCAGGGCCTACGTGGAGGGCAGGTGCCAGGAGTACCTCCGCAGATACCTGGAGAACGGGAAGGAATCTCTGCAGCGCGCAG ACCCCCCCAAAGCACACATAACCCACCACCCCATCTCTGACCGTGAGGCCACGCTGCGGTGCTGGGCCCTGAGCTTCTATCCTGCGGAGATCACCCTGACCTGGCAGCGGGACGGAGAGGACCAGACCCAGGACATGGAGCTTGTGGAGACCAGGCCTGCAGGGGACGGAACCTTCCAGAAGTGGGCAGCCATGGTGGTGCCCTCTGGAGAGGAGCAGAGATACACGTGCCATGTGCAGCATGAGGGGCTGCCCAAGCCTCTCACCCTGACATGGG GTGGAAAAGGAGGGAACTATGCTCAGGCTGCAAGTAC CAACAGTGCCCAGGGCTCTGATGTGTCTCTCATGGCTTGTAAAG caTGA